The sequence CACCACTGGCTCCTGCTCTTCCGGTACGGCCTATTCGGTGGACGTAATCTTCTGAAATATTTGGAAGTTCAAAGTTGATAACGTGCGGCAACAATGGAATATCTAAGCCACGAGCGGCAATATCTGTAGCTACCAAAACGCGAACTTTTCCTTCTTTAAATCCTGAAAGCGCTCTTGTTCTCGCTCCTTGACTTTTATTTCCGTGAATGGCTGCAGAAGTAATTTTCGCCTTTTCAAGCTTTTCACTTAAACGGTTTGCACCGTGCTTGGTTCTTGTAAAAACCAAAACTTGTTGCCAATTGCCTTCAGAAATAAGTTTTATAATTAAATCTGTCTTTTGAGCTTTATCAACTCTATAAACCGTTTGGTCTATTTTTTCAACAGTAGTATTTTCTGGCGTGGCTTCAACCAAAACAGGATGATGAAGAAACTCATTGGCCAGTTTCTTTATTTCTTTTGAAAAAGTTGCAGAAAATAAAAGATTCTGTCTTTTATTAGGCAACAAAGCAAGTATCTTTTTAATATCGCGAAGAAAGCCCATGTCCAGCATTCTATCTGCTTCATCTAAAACTAATATTTCAACTTTAGAAAGTGAAAGTGCATTTTGATTTTCCAAATCAAGCAATCGGCCTGGTGTTGCCACCAAAATATCCACGCCATTACGCAAGGCTTTTATTTGTGGATTGGCTCCTACTCCACCAAAAATAACGGTAGAACGTAGGTCTGTAAACTCGCTATATTCTCTAAACTCATCTTCTACTTGCGCGGCAAGTTCACGAGTTGGAGTAAGTATCAATGCGCGAACGGGACGTTTTCTAAATGCCGGTTCGCTGTTTAAAATTTGTAACATTGGTAAAGCAAAGCCTGCAGTTTTCCCACTTCCGGTTTGTGCGGAGGCAAGTACATCTTTTCGTTCTAAAATTAAAGGAATTGCTTTTTTTTGAATTGCTGAAGGCGTTTCATATCCTTTTTTGCTAATTGCTTGTAGCAGGGCATCGGACAGCCCAAGAGATTTAAATGACATATATAAATGTTTCTGGTTTCAGGTTCCAAGTTTCAAGTTTGTTGGCTCCGAATAGCATCGAAGAAACATTGTTTTTTTGTTTTGGAATCAGTATTTATTGTTTTTAGACCGCTGCGCTTGGAGATAGTATATCGCGGCGCTTTTAGAATTCGGTCCTTTGAAAAACCATTAAAACTAAGAAGACGGTTTTAATAAGCGGCGAAGATACGGCTAATTTTCTGCGTGGAGGTTTTTCAAGTGCAGATAAAATAAAACACTTTCGAAATTCAGAAATCTGATAGACTTCAATCAGGGGAAAAGAATTAATGGAAGACATTCAATATATATTTGTAGCCATAAACCTTAATTTAAAAAACATGCAGTTATTTACTAGTTCTATCAAAAATTTAATTTTCACTATTATAGCATTATTAGGAGCTTTTCTAATTTCGCAGGCACAAACCTTCGAGTACAAAGATTCTGGCACAGACTTTATTCTTTATGACCTTTCTATCCCCGAAGGTCAGAATTCAGTTGCGTATGCTGCCGGGTCTAAATTTACTTTTGATACTGAAGGAATTATCCTAAAATCTGAAGACGCTGGCGAAACCTGGGAAAAAATCTATCCGCTATCCGGCACTTCCCCAAGTTTTGAGAAAATTGAATTTGTTTCCACAGATAAAGGCTTCGTCGCTGGCTACAATCTTTTTATGAAGACAGAAGACGGCGGTGCTACTTGGACGCCAATGACCGTTGGTACGAATGTATATCTATACAACAACCTTTCTTTTTTCAACGAAAACATAGGTTTTGTTTCCGCACAGTTGGATAATGCCCCTTATTTCGCCATTTATTTAACAACCGATGGTGGTGACACTTGGACGCCAGCAACAGACGTAATGAACGCAGGTGGATTTGACGTTGCTTATGCAGATCAAAATACCCTATTTTCAGTTGGTGCAGATGAACGCATCGCAAAATCAACAGACGGCGGCGATACTTGGATACAGATATATTCGGGAATCATTCAAAATTATTTCCTATCGGCATATTTTAAAGATCAAAACAATGGCGTTATTGCTGGTGAAGATGGATTACTTAAAACAACACACGACGGCGGCGCCACTTGGTCTGATTTTGCCACAGGTTATCATCATTTTTATGCATTGGCATACAAAGGCGACCAATTATTAGCAGGCGGTACTGATACAGATATTTATATTTCTGATGATAACGGCGATAATTGGAGTCAGATTTTTATGGGCAACGATCAAAATCAGTTATATGAAATTGAATTTTTTGAAGATGGCTCAGGGCTTATTGTTGGTTCAGGAGGAATTGTGATCAAGTTTGAAGATGTTTTTCTTGGAACTGAAGACAATCAATTTTCGGAAAACGATCTAGTAAGTTTTTACAATTCAACTTCAAAAACGTTTAGTATTCAGTCTAAAACCGAAAAGATTGAAAAAGTAGCGATTTATAATATTACTGGGCAGCATGTTGGCTCTTTCACAAGCAATTCAAACACTTTTGATGCAAATGTTTCGGCTTATGCAAACGGTGTTTACTTGGTTACTGTTACTAGCAATAACCAAACAAGCAGCTTGAAATTTTTAAAGCAATAGTTTTAGTTTTATACTTATTAATCAAAGAGACCGAAGTAAATTTCGGTCTCTTTTTTATTGATGAAAATATAGAAAATAATATTTACAAGTTCTGAATTCGCTCCATAACTCCTTCAACCATTGCGTCACATTTATGATTGCCAAATTCGAAGATAGAAGCATCATGGGTTGTTTTGAAAAGTTCTTCCTTTAGTAAATTTTTGGCGCGATGTAAACGTACTTTCACATTACTATCCGTTAATTTCAAGCATTCCGCAATCTCTGGATTGGTTAAACCTTCCACCTGTTGAAGCACAAAAACTACCCTATATTTTTCAGGAAGTCGGTCTACGGCTTGTTCCACCATAGCGCGAGTTTCAGTTTTTATGGTTTGCTTTTCTGGATTCATAGTATTTGTATCTGGTAATTGAAAAACGTTTTCCAAGCTTTCTGTTTTTCCGTAATTAGTAACTAATCTTTTATTCTTTCGTATATGTTGCAAGGCTTCATTAATGGCTATTCTAGTAAGCCAAGTGGAAAAAGAAGACTGATTGTTGAATTGGTGCAGTTTAAGATATGACTTTACATAAGCATCCTGCATAATATCCCGAACATCATCTTCCGAATGGATATAACTTCTTATCACTCTAAAAAGACGTTGGTTATATCTTCTCAGTAAAATTTCGAATAACTCCTTTTCACCTTCTAAAACCCGCTCCACTACTTTGGAATCGGGCAATTTGGTTAAAGCAAATCTGTCTGGCTGGATTGCATTCATATTGTGTTTTTCTTTTTAGATGCCATAAGTTGTTTAAAGTTACAAATTTTGTAACTGCTGAGTTTTAAAAACATCTAAACCATAGAACTCAAAATCCAAAAACTATGACAACAGTAACAAACAGTGCCGAAATTAACAAACTACAAACCCTAATGAAGTACGTCTTCGTGATTGTACCCATCGTGGCCGGGCTGGACAAATTTTTCAATATTTTGGTGCAATGGGACACTTATCTTGCGCCTTCTACTTTAGACATGCTTCCGTTTAGCGGAGCAACATTCATGATGATTGTTGGAGTAATAGAAATTGTTGCAGGAGTCATCGTATTTGTAAAAACTCAGCTGGGCGCATATATAGTTTCAGCTTGGTTATTGCTAATTGCGCTTAGTCTTATCTTTACTTGGTGGCATCCAGATGTGGCGGTACGTGACATTGTGATGGCCATCTCTGCGTATGTTTTAGCTAGATTGAGCGCGCCTGAAATGAAAATTGCTTAATTCCCTAATTCTAATTTTCCTTTGTTTTTTAAAATCTTCTTTACCGTTCTAAGCCGCGGTAAGGAAGATTTTTTTTGAAAATTCTGAATTGTTTTTAATATAATAAAAGATGATTTTATACTTTTTAAAAAAAGAAAAAATAGTCAAATAATCACCCAGTTTCCGCCTTAAGAAAAAAATAGTCGTAAATTTAGAATCCACAAACAACCAATAACCAAATAATGAAACGACTATTACTCACCGTAGTATTAGCTTGCGTTTCGTGGAGCAGTATTCCCCGGACTCCTTCCCAGACACAAGAAGATGCGTCTAAAACTTCCGCTTCGGAATTAGTTCCGAACACAAAAGACACACTCCAAGAATACAAAAATTTCAAAAAAACCATTCAGCTTTCTCAAAAATCTAAAGATTTCAAAACTCTCGGAGAAGCTTATATCGGTTTGGCAAAATGGCATGAAGACCATACTGTTCTGGATTCTTCCATCGTTTATTTACAGAAGGCCATTTCAGTTTATGAAAAACAGAAAATGCCCAATCTTTTGGCAGACACCTATCTTTTGTTGGTAACAAATTACAGCGGTAC comes from Aequorivita sublithincola DSM 14238 and encodes:
- a CDS encoding DEAD/DEAH box helicase, with the translated sequence MSFKSLGLSDALLQAISKKGYETPSAIQKKAIPLILERKDVLASAQTGSGKTAGFALPMLQILNSEPAFRKRPVRALILTPTRELAAQVEDEFREYSEFTDLRSTVIFGGVGANPQIKALRNGVDILVATPGRLLDLENQNALSLSKVEILVLDEADRMLDMGFLRDIKKILALLPNKRQNLLFSATFSKEIKKLANEFLHHPVLVEATPENTTVEKIDQTVYRVDKAQKTDLIIKLISEGNWQQVLVFTRTKHGANRLSEKLEKAKITSAAIHGNKSQGARTRALSGFKEGKVRVLVATDIAARGLDIPLLPHVINFELPNISEDYVHRIGRTGRAGASGEALSLVSLDEVGYLKDIEKLIGERLVPKTIEDFQPTETMADVKADEEEKKRQKAAHHSRNRNSGNRGNSSSKGKGNRGGGRR
- a CDS encoding YCF48-related protein, yielding MEDIQYIFVAINLNLKNMQLFTSSIKNLIFTIIALLGAFLISQAQTFEYKDSGTDFILYDLSIPEGQNSVAYAAGSKFTFDTEGIILKSEDAGETWEKIYPLSGTSPSFEKIEFVSTDKGFVAGYNLFMKTEDGGATWTPMTVGTNVYLYNNLSFFNENIGFVSAQLDNAPYFAIYLTTDGGDTWTPATDVMNAGGFDVAYADQNTLFSVGADERIAKSTDGGDTWIQIYSGIIQNYFLSAYFKDQNNGVIAGEDGLLKTTHDGGATWSDFATGYHHFYALAYKGDQLLAGGTDTDIYISDDNGDNWSQIFMGNDQNQLYEIEFFEDGSGLIVGSGGIVIKFEDVFLGTEDNQFSENDLVSFYNSTSKTFSIQSKTEKIEKVAIYNITGQHVGSFTSNSNTFDANVSAYANGVYLVTVTSNNQTSSLKFLKQ
- a CDS encoding RNA polymerase sigma factor, encoding MNAIQPDRFALTKLPDSKVVERVLEGEKELFEILLRRYNQRLFRVIRSYIHSEDDVRDIMQDAYVKSYLKLHQFNNQSSFSTWLTRIAINEALQHIRKNKRLVTNYGKTESLENVFQLPDTNTMNPEKQTIKTETRAMVEQAVDRLPEKYRVVFVLQQVEGLTNPEIAECLKLTDSNVKVRLHRAKNLLKEELFKTTHDASIFEFGNHKCDAMVEGVMERIQNL